The following proteins are co-located in the Palaemon carinicauda isolate YSFRI2023 chromosome 30, ASM3689809v2, whole genome shotgun sequence genome:
- the LOC137622942 gene encoding digestive cysteine proteinase 2-like: MMYLLHLLCYLAVSSAADIWENFKVSHGKSYTSFEEDLHRKNIFEQNLKYVEEHNERFREGLVTFDLKMNKFGDMTSEEFVALMTRPIGVNKVARRSFVHSPGVEMAENVDWRSKGAVTPVKDQGMVAQSGCYSAVAALEGIWFLKTGDLFDLSEQQLNDCVPPGEDNIYMYVEAAYDYIKEAGGIDSEETYGKKTNECLFNPDGVVANVTGYVDLPKEDEVAMALAVHDVGPVSVLYDAGHMSFQFYSSGIYYEPACEGGFWPNHAMTAVGYGSSEGSADYWILKNSWGTGWGEQGYVRVIRNKDNSCGVASWSCYPTV, encoded by the exons ATG ATGTACCTGCTGCATCTTCTCTGCTATCTCGCCGTTTCATCGGCAGCCGATATATGGGAAAATTTCAAG GTATCCCACGGCAAATCCTACACCAGTTTCGAAGAGGATTTACACAGAAAGAATATTTTTGAGCAGAATCTGAAATATGTGGAGGAACACAACGAACGCTTCAGAGAGGGACTCGTGACCTTTGAtcttaaaatgaataaatttggaGACATG ACGTCGGAGGAGTTTGTTGCACTGATGACCAGACCCATTGGAGTAAACAAAGTTGCACGGAGAAGCTTCGTTCATTCTCCTGGTGTAGAAATGGCTGAAAACGTGGACTGGCGATCTAAGGGAGCAGTGACCCCTGTCAAGGACCAAGGAATGGTTGCCCAAAGTGGGTGCTATTCGGCT GTGGCCGCTCTGGAAGGCATTTGGTTCTTGAAAACGGGAGACTTATTCGACTTGTCGGAACAGCAGTTGAATGATTGTGTTCCTCCCggtgaagataatatatatatgtacgtagaaGCAGCTTACGATTACATCAAAGAAGCAGGAGGCATAGACAGTGAAGAGACATATGGAAagaag acaaacgAATGTCTATTCAACCCTGACGGAGTTGTGGCCAATGTCACTGGTTACGTAGACCTCCCAAAAGAAGACGAAGTGGCCATGGCACTGGCCGTCCATGACGTTGGACCAGTTAGTGTTTTGTATGACGCCGGGCATATGTCATTTCAGTTCTACAGTTCGG GTATCTACTACGAACCAGCGTGTGAGGGAGGCTTCTGGCCAAACCACGCCATGACAGCAGTAGGATATGGTTCATCCGAGGGCAGCGCTGACTACTGGATTCTGAAGAATTCGTGGGGCACAGGCTGGGGCGAACAGGGCTACGTGAGGGTCATCAGGAACAAGGACAATAGCTGCGGTGTCGCTTCCTGGTCTTGCTACCCGACTGTCTAA